A region of the Roseiflexus sp. RS-1 genome:
CGTCTGCCCGATCTCCTTCAGCGTGCGGTCGATCCCGCTCACCAGCGACTGCATCACCGCCGCCAGCTCCTCGCGCTCCTGCACCGTCAGATTGGCGAACCCGATCAGCGCCTTCTCCTGCGCCCGCAGCAGCGTCGCGCGCAGGATCGCAATATCCGCCTGCGTCTGCAACTCATAGCGCTTCACCAGATGCGCCTGCCGCACCTGCTCGACCAGTTCGTCCGACGAGACCGGCGTCCACAGCAGGGCGGGAATGATGATGAAGCCGATCATGCCGATCAGCACCTGCTGGTAGACCAGGTTGGTCTCGGCGACGACCGGTTGCGCCGCCCACCAGGCCCACTGGAGCTGAAAGGCGTAGTAGAGGAGGTAGAGCGCGCAACCGATGATGACCGGAAACGCCCAGGTGCGGGCGTTGACTTTCTGGAGCAGCATCCCGGCAGGCGACCAGGGGATGAGGAACGAGACGAGGCTCGGTGGCGCGAGGACCAGAATGGCGGTGAAGGCGACGGCGACGATCCGGTTGTCGGTGAGTTGCGATTGCACCCCCCACCAGTACGCTGCAGAACCTGCCATTGCCACGAATGCCAGAATGGCCAGCAAGGTGCGGGCAGTGATCTGAAACCCACTGGAACGACGACGCTGCCCACGGAGCATGTTTAAGTAGTTACTACTCACAGCCGATCTCCAACGACGTACTACGGTGCCTGGACGGCGTCGGATTCCAATAAAAATGCTTCGACGCTCACCGTATATCCGGCCGCTTCCATTCGTGATCGCACAGCCTCGGATATAGCGGTCAGCCCGAAGTCGTTATTGATACGGTATGGCACTTCGAGCGCAGCCTGACCGGTCGAGCGCAGGCGAAACCGCGCCTGAACCGGAACGTCGCCGCGCAGTGTGCCGATTTCGAGTATCTGACCTGTCATCGGATCGTACCAGAACAATGTTGCCTGGCTGGTCACCCGGTAGAGTTGTGGCGGATCGAGAACCTGTCGATCAATCTGCTGAGCGCGCCAGCGTGCTTCACTCGTTTGCGGCTCAGGCGTGGCTGGAATGATCTGAACCGTTGGCAGGTGCACGACGGTTGGCGAAGGCGCCTGGATTGGTGTTTGCGTTGTTCGCGGCGTCGCCAGCACAGCCGTAGCACGCTCAGGCGTACTCGTAAGCGTGGCAGATGGGGCGAGAAGCGGTGTGCGCGTTCGCCGTGCAGCATCAAGTTGCAGGGGCTGTCCACATCCAGCAAGCGCCAGCAGCATAACGGCAAACCACAGAATACGTTGTATCACTCTCTCTATTGTTTGCGAACATTTGTTCGTTTATTGTCTGGATGATTATAATGCATAAATAGACGCGCGTCAAACCAGGCTTGCGAGCGACACGCTTTACGTATTGTAAACTTTTGCGAGCGTACTGTCAAGCATTTTCTGACGCTTGCGGCGTTGCAATGCCTCGCCCCGCCATTGACGCATCGACACGACCACGACCGGGGCGCACAGGACCCTCGATCGTGGTTGTGGGCATGTCTCGCTATCTTACGTGCTGTGCCGGTTGACGGTCTTCGGCAGGGGTCGCTGCCATCATTTGCTGAAGGAGCGGGCGGGCAGGCGGGATCAGTGTCACTCTGGCGCGACCCTCGATAATGTTTTGCAGTTCGAGGATCTCGAACAGTGCAGCCGACACCTCCGGATCGGCTGCGATCTTGTTGAGCGCTGTGCCGACGATCTGCGGACGGATCGCCTGCGCTCTGGCAAATTCGATAGCAGCCTGGCGTTCTGCCGAATTGGTGATAATGCTCACCTGGTTGGCGCCATCCTGTTTGATAGCGGCGGTCACCTGGCGCAGACGGTTGACAACCTTCTCTTCGATCTGCCGGATCATGCCGATGTCGCGGAAGTGCACCTTACGGATGTAGACCGAACCAAGCTGGTAGCCCCATTCCGCCGACTTCGGCGACACCTCATCGCGCACTGTGCGGCTCATGGCGTGGCGGTTCTCCAGCATATCGGCGAGCGGCAGATTGCTCAGCGTGCGCACCACGGCGTTGCTCACATTCGCCGCCAGCGAACCGTCGGGGTCGGCGTTCTTGAACAGATAGGCAATCGGGTCGCTGATCTTATATTCATACCAGATACCCACCCCCATCGGCGCTCCTTCCTCGGAGTTGACCGGCTGGCTGCGCAGGTACTTCTGGTCGAGGCGCATATCGAGCACGTGGCGGCGTCCGAGCCAGTTGACCACGAATGCCGCCAGACCCAGTTGCACGGGCAGGAAATACAACCCCGGCTCGCGCAAAATGCCGACGACATTCCCAAACAGCACGTACACGTGACAGGTTCCCTCTTCTACGATCGCATACAGACCAAAGGCGCGCAGCAATCCAAGAATGGTCGGCACTGCGATCAGGCAGAAGATGAAGGTCGCAATGGCGGCAGTGGCGAACTCGATCATATACTCGATCATATCTGTTCCTCCAGTATGACACGCTCAGCCTGGTTGTAGAGCTTCAGACGGACGTTGCGCAGGTATGCCCGGAGCGCTTGCGGTCCACCAATGCGCTTCAGGTCGCCCAGTTGCTTTGCCAGCGCCATCAGCGGCTCAACTTCCGCCTGAGCTTTCAGGGTTTCGATCTCAACGGCACGCTTCGACTGTACGATCTTCTGGTCGGCTGACGCCTGCGCCAGGCTGATGTCCGACGAAACCTGGTTGTACGCTGTGTTGATCGCCGCAAGCGCCGACTCGACCTCTGGCGGCGCGTCAATGCTGGTGATCAGCGAGGCGTCGAATTGAATGCCGTAACGCGCCGCTGCCGAGAGACACTCACGGTCCATCAACTCGTTCAGGTCGCGCAGGTTCTTGCGCAGATCGTTGATCGAGACGCTGGCGACCATGTTGCCTTCCATTGGCGCCGTCTCTGTCGTTATTGCGCGTTGCGGCGCCTCGAAGTTGGCGATTCGCTCGCGTAGAATGGAAATGAAGTATCCCATCACGTGGACGATCGGGTTTTTGACGCCCCACAGGTAGGCGTACAGGTTGCGCTCGTAGACGCGGTAGCGGATTTGTCCCTCCAGCGCGATGTTCAACTGGTCTTTCGTCACTGCTTCGAGTTTGGTGCCGCCCTGGTTCGCCATCGGGTTTTCCAGGTCGAGCGCCATGTTCATGGTTTGGGTTGCAACCGAAACTTTGTAGATCCGCTCCCAGGGCCACTTGAAGTACGGTCCGCCGGGCGGTATGACGACCACCTGGGGGTAGCGGTACCGTTCGCGTTCTTCCGGGCGCAGATATTCGGCGTAAGGATCATCGATGGCGGCGTCGGTCAGACGCTCGGCGCGCCCGAAGATGGTTTTCACCGCACGTTCGTTCTGATCGACGGTGTAGATGCCGGCGACGAGGTAGCACATCAGGAACCACACGATGAAGCCGAAGACGATGCCTGCCACTACTGACATGGGACCTCCTTTGAGTGAGGGGGCTTATTCCTTATCCGGATCTACGCGCTATGCTGCGGCAACGTTGCAGAAGTTATAGTACACCAGTTTCAGGGAATGTGGTAGCATGCCATGCAGGTCTGGAACATGGGGAGGCTGCGATGAGCGTAGCGGAGGCGACAACGACGGGCGCCATCGTGTATCCCGAAAGCGATGGGCAGCCGATGGCGGAGAATACGCTTCAGTTTCGCTGGATTGTGACGCTGCAGGGGAACCTGGCGGCGCTGTTCGCCGAGCGGGCGGACGTGTTCGTGGCGGGGGACCTGCTGTGGTACCCGGTCGAGGGGCGCCCCGACATCCGGCGGGCGCCGGACGTGCTGGTGGCGATCGGGCGACCGAAGGGGGATCGCGGGGCGTATTTGCAGTGGGAGGAAGGGGGGCAGGCGCCGCAAGTGGTGTTCGAGGTGCTGTCGCCGGGGAACACGCTGAGCGAGATGGCGCGCAAGTTCGAGTTCTACGACCAGTACGGGGTGGAGGAATACTATTTGATCGACCCGGAGCGGGGGGATGCGAGCGGTTGGGTGCGACGGGCGGGGCGGCTGGCGGTGATCGCGGATATGAACGGGTGGGTGAGTCCGGCGTTAGGGGTGCGGTTTACGGTGGAGAGTGGGGAGGTGCGGTTGTTCTACCCGGACGGACGCCCGTTTCTGACGTTCGAGGAGTTGGCGCGGGCGAAGGCGGAGGCGGAGGCGCGGGCGGAGGCGGAAGCGCGGGCGCGCGCAGAGGCGGAAGCGCGGGCGCGCGCAGAGGCGGAAGCGCGGGCGGAGGCGGAAGCGCGGGCGGCGCGTCTAGCGGAGCGCCTGCGGGCGCTGGGGATTGAGCCGGATGATCGTGTGTGATATGCGTCTCTTCGCTTCACTGAATCCCGAACAACGCACTGCGGTTGCCGCTCCGCCGGGTCCCATTCTGGTGCGTGCTGGCGCTGGCAGCGGCAAGACCCGCGTTCTCACTCTTCGGATTGCATATCTGATCGTGGAACACGGTGTGTCGCCATCGAATATTCTGGCGCTGACGTTCACCAACAAAGCAGCGCGTGAAATGCGCCAGCGCCTGCGTGATATGCCCGGCGTCTCGATCCGTGGTCTGACTGCTGGCACCTTCCACTCAGTATGCGCTTCGGTGCTGCGCGAACATATCGCCGGGCGAATCGGCAGTTATACCGCCGATTTCACGATCTACGCAGAAGATGAGCAGGTGCACCTGGCGTCTGCGGCGCTTGACGCAGCACGGGAGCGTCCGCCTGCACTTCTTGAACCAGAGGAGTTGCTGCGTCATATCTCGCGCGCCAAGAGCCGTTTGCTCACGCCGCGCCTGGCAGCGCGTTTCGCGCGTGATGACCTGGCGCGCTTCGTTGCCGGGTGTTATCAACGCTACCAGCGCAGCCTTGAGCGCGCCAATGCGCTCGATTTTGACGATCTCATCCTGTTGACCCATCGACTCTTCAGTGAACATCCCGATGTGCTGGACGCCTGTCAATCGCGCTGGCGACACGTGTTGATCGATGAGTATCAGGATACCGACCCGGCGCAGCATGCATTGGTGGAGTTGCTGACACGTCCATCACCGGCGAACGGCGGTGTTCGATCATTGTTCGCCGTTGGTGATGGCATGCAGGCGATCTATGGCTTCCGCAATGCCGATCACACAATCATTTCGCGCTTCGAACGAGATTTCCCCGATGCACGGGTAATCGAACTGGCAACCAACTATCGCAGCCGTCAACCGATACTTGATGCTGCTTATGCGGTCATTCGTCACAGTCGA
Encoded here:
- a CDS encoding SPFH domain-containing protein, with the translated sequence MIEYMIEFATAAIATFIFCLIAVPTILGLLRAFGLYAIVEEGTCHVYVLFGNVVGILREPGLYFLPVQLGLAAFVVNWLGRRHVLDMRLDQKYLRSQPVNSEEGAPMGVGIWYEYKISDPIAYLFKNADPDGSLAANVSNAVVRTLSNLPLADMLENRHAMSRTVRDEVSPKSAEWGYQLGSVYIRKVHFRDIGMIRQIEEKVVNRLRQVTAAIKQDGANQVSIITNSAERQAAIEFARAQAIRPQIVGTALNKIAADPEVSAALFEILELQNIIEGRARVTLIPPARPLLQQMMAATPAEDRQPAQHVR
- a CDS encoding SPFH domain-containing protein; protein product: MSVVAGIVFGFIVWFLMCYLVAGIYTVDQNERAVKTIFGRAERLTDAAIDDPYAEYLRPEERERYRYPQVVVIPPGGPYFKWPWERIYKVSVATQTMNMALDLENPMANQGGTKLEAVTKDQLNIALEGQIRYRVYERNLYAYLWGVKNPIVHVMGYFISILRERIANFEAPQRAITTETAPMEGNMVASVSINDLRKNLRDLNELMDRECLSAAARYGIQFDASLITSIDAPPEVESALAAINTAYNQVSSDISLAQASADQKIVQSKRAVEIETLKAQAEVEPLMALAKQLGDLKRIGGPQALRAYLRNVRLKLYNQAERVILEEQI
- a CDS encoding Uma2 family endonuclease → MSVAEATTTGAIVYPESDGQPMAENTLQFRWIVTLQGNLAALFAERADVFVAGDLLWYPVEGRPDIRRAPDVLVAIGRPKGDRGAYLQWEEGGQAPQVVFEVLSPGNTLSEMARKFEFYDQYGVEEYYLIDPERGDASGWVRRAGRLAVIADMNGWVSPALGVRFTVESGEVRLFYPDGRPFLTFEELARAKAEAEARAEAEARARAEAEARARAEAEARAEAEARAARLAERLRALGIEPDDRV